The DNA window ATCGCCGTATAGTACAAAGACCGCGATGCCTCTACTCAGCGGCTTTCCAACCATTTCAGCCTTTAGTCCGGCGTGAGCAACGATTAAATCATGATCAAGTTGTTGGTAATGAGGCAACTGTTCATAAAACTCAAGATAGCGTTTGCGAAATTGCTGTTGTTCTTGTGGAGGCAGCATTTTCCATTCGGCCACGGTCATTTCTAAGCCGTGAGCAAGCTGGACATCATGTCCTTTGAAAAAGCGGAAAAGTTTATTGCAATGATTGCCAGGGGAATAGTAAAGAATACCCTCGTCCTGTAAGGCGAATAATAAACGTAGAACTTCAAGTGATTCAGGACCGCGGTCCGTGGCATCTCCAACAAAAGCGAGTTGCCTGTTTTCAGGATGAATAAAGACATCTCGCTGTTTTTCGTACCCTAATCGATCAATGAGCTTTAGTAGCTCCTGGTAGCAGCCATGAATGTCACCAATTACATCAAATTTCATCGAACACACCTCTTTTTAAAAATTTACTATACATATGAGTGGTACAGCGTATAGACTACTATAGCAAGCATAGAAGATCTTCGAAAGGAGGGAGTATACATGATGGAAGAAAAAGTAGTACGCGATGAAGAATTAAACGAAGCATTGTTCACTGAATTACTTATACGCGGAGATGTTAAAGAATTCCGTGATGAGTTTTTATCCCACCATCCATACGACCAAGCAAGTTTTTACGAGAAGGCGGATTCGGGGACAAGGCAATTGCTGTATCAGTATCTCTCTCCTAAAGAGATGGCGGATTTGTTTGAAGCGATTGAATTAGATGATGATGATTACGAAGATCTATTTCTCGAGATGGATGCTCGTTATGCTTCTGATTTGTTGTCCTATATGTACACAGATGACGCGGTAGATATCTTAAATGAATTAAATAAAGAGCAGGTCGCCACTTATTTAACAATCATGGATAAAGAATCGGCGCAGCAAATTAAAGATCTACTGCATTACGAAGAGTATACGGCAGGTTCCATTATGACGACAGAATTTGTGGCTGTACCGAAAAATTCGACAGTACGTTCTGCGATGAATATTCTTCGTAATGCAGCACCTAATGCTGAAACCATCTATTATGTATTTGTCGTTGATGATGACAAGAAGCTGTCAGGCATTGTCACGTTAAGGGATTTGATTCTTGCAGAAGAAGATACCCTGATTAGTGCTATTATGAACGAACGAGTGGTCAGTGTTTCGGTTAGCGAAGACCAAGAAGAAGTAGCGCGAATGATTAAGGATTATGACTTCCTGGCATTGCCGGTAGTCGATTTTCAACAGCATTTGCTAGGCATTATTACCGTCGACGATATTATTGATGTATTAGAAGAGGAAGCTTCAGACGATTATTCGAAACTCGCAGCTGTATCAGATATGGACACGTTTGACAAAAGTTCGTTGACTGCCGCTAAAAAACGGTTGCCTTGGCTGATTTTGTTAACATTTTTAGGTATGCTGACGGCCAATTTGATGGGTATGTTTGAAGCAACGCTGGACCAAGTGGCGTTATTAGCTGTTTTTATCCCACTTATTGCGGGTATGGCTGGTAACAGTGGCACACAAGCACTAGCTGTAGCAGTTCGAGGAATTGCGACAGGAGACATTGAAGAAGAAAGTAAAATGAAACTGTTATTTCGCGAAGCAGGTACGGGACTCATTACGGGCATTGTGTGCGGAGTCGTCGTTGTTGGCTTGGTTTACTTCTGGAAAGGTGAATTGTTAATCGGCATGCTCGTCGGAACTGCTGTTATGAGTTCTATTTTTGTCGCCACGTTAGCCGGTTCCTTTATCCCGTTATTAATTCATCGGATGAAGATTGATCCAGCTGTAGCATCAGGTCCTTTTATCACAACGTTAAACGATATTATTTCGATTTTAATTTATTTAGGCTTAGCTACAACTTTTTTGAGCCGCCTCTAGAAAAGTGCAAATTGCACTTTTCTTTTTTGTGATGTATTATTAGTACCAGGTAATAATAATCGACGCAGGAGGAATGGACATGTCAATATCATTACAAGGAAAGACTTTTGTCATTATGGGAGTAGCCAACAAGCGGAGCATTGCTTGGGGGATTGCACGTTCGTTAGATCAATCTGGAGCCAATCTAATTTTTACTTATGCAGGTGAACGTTTTGAAAAATCAGTACGGGATTTAGTCGCAACGTTGGATGGGAACCATGAATTGATTTTGCCATGCGATGTGACCAATGATGAAGCTGTTGCGACTTGTTTCACGACAATTAAAGAACAAGTTGGCACAATTCACGGATTAGCGCATTGTATCGCTTTTGCAAAAGGCGAAGAATTAGCAGGCGATTTTTCAGATACGTCGCGAGATGGCTTCTTGTTAGCACATAATATTAGCGCGTACTCGTTAACAAATATCGCGAAAAATGCAAAACCATTGATGGCTGAAGGCGGTAGTATCGTTGCACTAACTTATATCGGTGGCGAACGTGTAATGCCTAACTATAACGTCATGGGTGTCGCGAAAGCTTCTCTTGAAATGTCCGTGCGTTATTTAGCAGCAGACCTTGGCAAACACAATATTCGTGTGAATGCGATTTCTTCAGGTCCAATTCGTACGCTTTCTTCAAAAGGAGTCAGTGATTTCAACTCGATTTTGCACGAAATTGAAGAAAAAGCGCCATTACGTCGTAATACGACACCTGAAGAAGTGGGCGATACAGCGGCATTCCTTTTCAGTGATATGTCACGCGGAATTACAGGAGAAACTATTCATGTAGACAGCGGGTTCCATATTTTATAAGCAGCAAAAAAACAGATCAGCCGATTTACCGGTGGATCTGTTTTTATTATTCTTAGTTTAATGATTTTTCCATCGTTTTATGGGGAATATCTGCGTCCATAAATTCGTCTGATGTAATTTCATAGCCAAGCTTTTCATAAAAGGCAAGCGCATGAGTTTGTGCATTCAATTTAAGTCTGAAAATGCCATTTGTCTGAGCATAATCTTCCATTTCGTTCATCATCATGACGCCAATGTGCTGACCGCGATACTCGGAAAGTACGCATACGCGTTCAACTTTGCCAAGACCGGTTTCAACTTCACGGATACGCCCAGCAGCAATTGGCTGTTCAAGTTGATACGCGATAAAGTGAATGGCGCCATCGTCATGTTCATCCATTTCGATATGAAGGGGCACCTTTTGTTCTTCTACAAAAACTTTTCTGCGAATATCAAAAGCTTGTTCTTTTTCCATTTGGTTTTCAGCCATTTTAACTTTCAACACTTATTGATCATCTCCAGTTAAACGGAATGTCTCATAAACCGTCCACGATCCATCTTCTAATTGATAAAGCAGATGCACCCGGTCAATGATTTCTTCGTGATCAATGCCGGCCATTTTTAACTGACCGTAGACATCGGCATGTTCTGTATCAGACAATTTTTGCCCGATTGTGATATGCGGTATGAAAGAGTGTTTGGACGTGCCACCAAAGAAATCAGAATTTAAATCCTCATGTAGCCCTTTGATTTCAGCAGTCGGTTCTACTTTGAAATACAAAGTAGTGTTAACCGGAGAAAATGTGCTAACACGCGTAGCATGCAATTTAAATGGTTTATGGCGACTTGCAATATTCCGCATTTCTGCTGCCATTTCCTTAATCTGTGATGCATCCACCTCAAATGGATCTTTTAATGTCATGTGAGGAGTGATTAACTCATAATGCGGATCATATCTTTTCCGGTACGAATTGGCAATATCCTGTAATTTTTTTGAAGGAAAAGCTGCGACTCCATATTTCATCCTAATGACCTCCTTGTCTGTAATAACCATCTTATAAGTATGTTGCTCATGCTACTTTGGAGCATCATCAGCCTCTACATGCCGAAGTTCTGAATAAGTGCACGTCTTAAATCGGGCTGCCAATGCTTCCAAGTGTGGTCTCCTTCAAATTCTTCATAAAAGACCGAAAACCCTTTATTTTTCATTAAATTATTTAATTTTCGATTTGGTTCGAGAAAATCAGCAGTTTCTCCTGATCCTAATTTTACGGCTGTTTCTTCTTTTCCAATTACATGATAAACGGTAAACGAGTTTGCTGATTTAAAAGCTTCCACGGCCGTTAAGAGGTTTTCGCCAACTTTCGGTGACTGAAGAATTACGCGCCCAAAAATATTTGGGTATTTTAAAGCTGCCATTAGGGACACAGTCGCGGCTAACGAGTCACCAATCAAAGCGCGTCCCATACCCACTTGGTAAGTTGGGTACTTAGCATCTAAAAACGGTACCAGTTCGTGTGCTAAAAAGCGCAGGTAAGCGCCATGTTGCTCGCCAGTCGGCTCGTATTTTTTATTGCGATCAGCTACGCTTTTATACGGAACACCGACCACAATAATATTTTCTATTTCTCGATTTTCCAATAATTCATCCACAACTCGCGGAATTCTCCCCAGCTGAAAATAATCTTTGCCGTCAGAAGCAATAACGAGTGTGTATTTATACAAAGGTGAAAAATTGGAAGGGAGATAGACAAGCAGTTGCATATCTTCTTGAAGCTCTTTGCTGTAGATCGATAAATCTTCTACCTTTCCAGTAGTCATGTCTATGCCTCCTTTAGGGTTTTGTAAGAAAATTGTACCACATTGCATAGACAAGGTATAATGGAAAGGAACATGAATAAGTTAAGATGAGAGGGGTTTTGGATATGGATGGCAGAAGATTCCGGGTTCACTCAGATGATGTGACAAAAGCTACTCATGAAGCATTAGAACGTAGAGGCGTTACAAATGAAGATATAGCCAAAATAGTTCTGGATATGCAATTGCCTTTTAACGAAGGACTTAAAATCGAACATTGTATGGAGTCCGTTGAAAGTGTTTTACGTAAACGTGAAATGCAGCATGCCTTACTTGTGGGAATTGAGTTAGATGAACTTGCTGAACAAGGTAAACTATCCCGCCCACTTCAACAAATTGTAGGTTCGGATGAAGGTCTTTTTGGCGTTGATGAAATGATTGGACTCGGTGCAGTGTTAACGTATGGCAGTATCGCAGTAACGACATTCGGTCATTTGGACAAAAATAAAACAGGCATTATCCATGAGTTGGATACTAAATACGGTGGACAGGTTCATACTTTTTTGGATGATTTAGTCGCTAGTGTTGCTGCATGCGCATCAGCGCGTATCGCTCACCGCACGCGTGATTTGGAAGAACAAGGTAAGACTTTTGAAGATTTGGCTCCGGAAGACACAGCCCCTGAAACGTATGTAGAAGGTGCAGAGACGTAAACGAGTATTCTAAATGTTCTTTATGTAAGCGGTTGTATTTTTCGAAATGCATTGAATCTAGTAAGAAAGACATGCTATTATGAATAAGAACGTCAAAAATTAGTTTAGAAAAGGGAGGTCACTTTATGTTGAAAAAGAAATTTGGTTTATTCGCTGTAGTTACTCTTGCAGGATCTGTGTTTTTAGCAGGTTGTGGAGATGACAAGGCTACTGAAGGTGGAGGCGGAGAAGAAGCTTCTAAAGATCCAGAATTCCTTAGTATTCTGACAGGTGGAACAACAGGTACGTATTATCCACTTGGTGGCGCAATGGCATCCATTATTGAAACAGAGACAGGTTTAGATACAACTGCCGAAGTTTCACAGGCATCTGCTGCAAACATGACGGCATTGGCTGATGGAGATGCACAAATCGCATTTGTTCAAACAGATACGGCATTTTACGCTGCTGAAGGATCGAATATGTTCGAAGGCGAAGTGATTGATACGGTTTCTGCTATTGGGGCACTTTACCCAGAAACAATTCAATTAGTTACAACTTCAAGTTCAGGTATCGCTTCATTTGACGATTTAGCTGGGAAGAAAATTTCAGTTGGTGCACCTGGCTCTGGGACTTATATTAACGCTGAACAATTATTAGAAATCCATGGCATGACAATGGACGATATTGATGCACAGAATCTTGACTTTGGCGAATCACAAGAAAGCTTGCAGTCAGGTCAAATTGACGCAGCATTCATCACTGCTGGGACACCAACAGGCGCAGTTGAAAGCTTAGGCGCAACTTCTGACGTAGTAATCATTCCTGTAGAAAAGGATAAAGCCGATGAATTGATCGAGAAATATCCTTACTATGCGCACGACGTTGTACCATCTGGTATTTACGGATTGACTGAAGAGGTTCCAACGGTTTCTGTTTTAGCGATGTTAGTCGTGCAGAATGACCTTTCAGAAGATCTTGTTTACAATATCACAAAAGCAATTTACGAAAACACAGATAAAATCCAGCATGCAAAAGCTGAATTGATCAAAGCTGAAACAGGCCTTGACGGAATTGGAATCGATATCCATCCAGGTGCACAAAAATATTTCGACGAAGTAAATTAATTGAATGAGCGATTAACTGACGGTAAAGCGCAAGCTTGCCGTCAGTTATTTGTTTACATAGGGGAGAACAGATTATGCGGTGTAACCGGATACAAAAAATCCTTCTTTTCGTAACCATCCTCCTCATCATCAGCTCCTTAATCGCATTTATCCCTTCCCAGAAGTATTATGTGTTTATCGACAATGAGACTGAAGAAGTAGCGGCTTATGTACCAGTTGTCAGCCCGTACTTCCAACTAATCTACACGCATTCAATTCACTTATCAGAAGTTATTGAAAGCTACAAAGTAGTAAGCGATAATAGAATAATGATGACAGAACTTGAATACGAAGACTTTAACATTGGCATGCCTTCAAATGCAGGAGAAGGAGAGACCTTTGTCGAAAAAGACGGTAAATACTTTATCAAGAATATGACAAAGGAAATTCCGGAGTTTCGGTTATTTGTGGGAGATGTGGATGCCAACTTGTCATTCAAAACCAAAGGACATCAGATGGATTTAAAAAGAACACTTGAAAGAGGACAGTCCTATACGTTTCGTGTAGAGCACTTATCCCTGTTTCAACTAAGAAAAGGAGTGAGAATTGATGAGCGATAAGTTATCTCCAGAAGAACTTCAACAGAAAAAGCTTCCACCAGAAGATGAATCATACGTCTCGGAGGAAAAACAAAAGGAAATTCTACAAAAATACGATCCTGAATCCAATACGAGAGATTTAAGTGGAATAATTAAACATGTGGTCTTTTTCGGTTTACTAGCCTTTTCCTTATTCCAATTGTATACCGCTATCTTTGGGCAGTATACTGCTTACATTCAGCGATCGGTTCACTTAGGGTTTGCACTGTCCTTAATCTTTCTATTATTTCCTGCTAGAAAACGCAAAGGGGCTCGTCACAAAGTTGCCTGGTATGATTACATACTGGCGCTATTATCAGTAGGCGTAGCTGCCTATTGGCCAATTATGTATGATGATTTAGTCTTCCGTCTTGGACGGGTTACCGAATTGGATTTAATTGTCGGGATATTAGCAATCTTGCTGACACTTGAAGCAACACGGCGAGCAGTCGGTATGCCAATTACGGTCATTGCCAGTTTGTTCTTGGCATATTCCTTTTTCGGACCTTATTTCCCAGGATTTTTACGCCACAGGGGACAGGATTTAGATTCGGTTATCCAACTGATGTTCTATACTACCGATGGAATCTTAGGAACACCCATCAGTGTCTCAGCTACCTTCATTTTTACCTTCTTGTTATTTGGTTCGTTCCTAGTGAAAACGGGGGTCGGGCAGTATTTTAATGACTTGGCTGTATCACTCGCAGGTAATTTAGTTGGTGGCCCCGCGAAGGTAGCAATCTTCTCAAGTGCTTTGCAAGGAACCATTTCTGGAAGTTCAGTGGCCAACGTTGTCACATCAGGTTCTTATACGATTCCGATGATGAAAAAATTGGGTTACAAGAAAGAGTTTGCTGGTGGAGTAGAAGCAGCGGCTTCAACAGGCGGTCAATTAATGCCGCCAATTATGGGTGCTGCAGCTTTTCTAATGGTTGAATTTATCGGAGGAGTAACCTACTGGGAAATAGCGAAAGCCGCTGCTATACCGGCTCTTTTGTATTTCACAGGTGTTTGGATCATGACTCATTTCGAAGCCAAACGAATTGGCCTGAAAGGTCTTTCTCCAGAAGAAATGCCAAATCGTAAAGAAGTATTAAAAAAGATTTACTTACTTACGCCAATTGTTGCCATTATCGTATTTTTATTGATTGGTGTGCCAACAATGCAAGCAGCACTTTACGGAATCTTGTTAACGATTTTTGTTAGTGCTTTCAACAAAGAAACACGACTTAGCTTTAAAGATATGATTTTAGCTTTAGTCGATGGTGCAAGAACAGCGTTAGCAGTTGCAGCAGCTACAGCAGCAGCAGGTATTATCGTTGGAGTAGTTGTAAAGACGGGGCTCGGATTGAGCTTGGCAAATGGACTGGTTTCAGCTTCAGGAGGAAACATCCTGTTAACGCTGTTCTTCACAATGCTAGCAGCAATTGTTTTGGGCATGGGCTCTCCAACAACTGCCAACTATGTTATTACGTCTACAATTGCAGCACCTGCTATTATTACGCTATTAATGTTAGATGAGCCAGTTGGAGCAGCAGTTCCACTAGTGGTCGCTTTATCTGCTCATTTATTCGTTTTCTACTTTGGTATCATTGCTGATATTACACCACCGGTTGCACTTGCTGCATTTGCAGCGTCAGGTATCTCAGGTGGAGAGCCGATTAAAACCGGCTTTATTGCTGCTAAATTAGCAGCAGCAGCGTTCATCATTCCATATATGTTCGTGTTATCTCCAGCGCTGTTAATGATTGATACAAGCTGGCCAGAATTGATTTGGGTATTAATTACAGCTCTTTCAGGTATGGTTGCCATCGGAGCAGGACTCATTGGTTTCTGGTACCGAAAACTAAACTGGTTCGAGCGCATTATTACATTTGCGACTGGACTGGCGTTGATTTATCCAGAAGGCTTGTCTGATACAATTGGCGCAATA is part of the Planococcus kocurii genome and encodes:
- the mgtE gene encoding magnesium transporter, with product MMEEKVVRDEELNEALFTELLIRGDVKEFRDEFLSHHPYDQASFYEKADSGTRQLLYQYLSPKEMADLFEAIELDDDDYEDLFLEMDARYASDLLSYMYTDDAVDILNELNKEQVATYLTIMDKESAQQIKDLLHYEEYTAGSIMTTEFVAVPKNSTVRSAMNILRNAAPNAETIYYVFVVDDDKKLSGIVTLRDLILAEEDTLISAIMNERVVSVSVSEDQEEVARMIKDYDFLALPVVDFQQHLLGIITVDDIIDVLEEEASDDYSKLAAVSDMDTFDKSSLTAAKKRLPWLILLTFLGMLTANLMGMFEATLDQVALLAVFIPLIAGMAGNSGTQALAVAVRGIATGDIEEESKMKLLFREAGTGLITGIVCGVVVVGLVYFWKGELLIGMLVGTAVMSSIFVATLAGSFIPLLIHRMKIDPAVASGPFITTLNDIISILIYLGLATTFLSRL
- a CDS encoding TRAP transporter permease, which encodes MSDKLSPEELQQKKLPPEDESYVSEEKQKEILQKYDPESNTRDLSGIIKHVVFFGLLAFSLFQLYTAIFGQYTAYIQRSVHLGFALSLIFLLFPARKRKGARHKVAWYDYILALLSVGVAAYWPIMYDDLVFRLGRVTELDLIVGILAILLTLEATRRAVGMPITVIASLFLAYSFFGPYFPGFLRHRGQDLDSVIQLMFYTTDGILGTPISVSATFIFTFLLFGSFLVKTGVGQYFNDLAVSLAGNLVGGPAKVAIFSSALQGTISGSSVANVVTSGSYTIPMMKKLGYKKEFAGGVEAAASTGGQLMPPIMGAAAFLMVEFIGGVTYWEIAKAAAIPALLYFTGVWIMTHFEAKRIGLKGLSPEEMPNRKEVLKKIYLLTPIVAIIVFLLIGVPTMQAALYGILLTIFVSAFNKETRLSFKDMILALVDGARTALAVAAATAAAGIIVGVVVKTGLGLSLANGLVSASGGNILLTLFFTMLAAIVLGMGSPTTANYVITSTIAAPAIITLLMLDEPVGAAVPLVVALSAHLFVFYFGIIADITPPVALAAFAASGISGGEPIKTGFIAAKLAAAAFIIPYMFVLSPALLMIDTSWPELIWVLITALSGMVAIGAGLIGFWYRKLNWFERIITFATGLALIYPEGLSDTIGAILFVILFGIQWMAREKKPAKTVAA
- a CDS encoding YjcG family protein; the encoded protein is MKYGVAAFPSKKLQDIANSYRKRYDPHYELITPHMTLKDPFEVDASQIKEMAAEMRNIASRHKPFKLHATRVSTFSPVNTTLYFKVEPTAEIKGLHEDLNSDFFGGTSKHSFIPHITIGQKLSDTEHADVYGQLKMAGIDHEEIIDRVHLLYQLEDGSWTVYETFRLTGDDQ
- a CDS encoding TAXI family TRAP transporter solute-binding subunit; the encoded protein is MLKKKFGLFAVVTLAGSVFLAGCGDDKATEGGGGEEASKDPEFLSILTGGTTGTYYPLGGAMASIIETETGLDTTAEVSQASAANMTALADGDAQIAFVQTDTAFYAAEGSNMFEGEVIDTVSAIGALYPETIQLVTTSSSGIASFDDLAGKKISVGAPGSGTYINAEQLLEIHGMTMDDIDAQNLDFGESQESLQSGQIDAAFITAGTPTGAVESLGATSDVVIIPVEKDKADELIEKYPYYAHDVVPSGIYGLTEEVPTVSVLAMLVVQNDLSEDLVYNITKAIYENTDKIQHAKAELIKAETGLDGIGIDIHPGAQKYFDEVN
- a CDS encoding alpha/beta hydrolase, with protein sequence MTTGKVEDLSIYSKELQEDMQLLVYLPSNFSPLYKYTLVIASDGKDYFQLGRIPRVVDELLENREIENIIVVGVPYKSVADRNKKYEPTGEQHGAYLRFLAHELVPFLDAKYPTYQVGMGRALIGDSLAATVSLMAALKYPNIFGRVILQSPKVGENLLTAVEAFKSANSFTVYHVIGKEETAVKLGSGETADFLEPNRKLNNLMKNKGFSVFYEEFEGDHTWKHWQPDLRRALIQNFGM
- the fabI gene encoding enoyl-ACP reductase FabI translates to MSISLQGKTFVIMGVANKRSIAWGIARSLDQSGANLIFTYAGERFEKSVRDLVATLDGNHELILPCDVTNDEAVATCFTTIKEQVGTIHGLAHCIAFAKGEELAGDFSDTSRDGFLLAHNISAYSLTNIAKNAKPLMAEGGSIVALTYIGGERVMPNYNVMGVAKASLEMSVRYLAADLGKHNIRVNAISSGPIRTLSSKGVSDFNSILHEIEEKAPLRRNTTPEEVGDTAAFLFSDMSRGITGETIHVDSGFHIL
- the prpE gene encoding bis(5'-nucleosyl)-tetraphosphatase PrpE, yielding MKFDVIGDIHGCYQELLKLIDRLGYEKQRDVFIHPENRQLAFVGDATDRGPESLEVLRLLFALQDEGILYYSPGNHCNKLFRFFKGHDVQLAHGLEMTVAEWKMLPPQEQQQFRKRYLEFYEQLPHYQQLDHDLIVAHAGLKAEMVGKPLSRGIAVFVLYGDITGKFHADGRPVRRDWAKSYKGPKWVVYGHTPTREPYFINNTVNIDTGCVFGGSLTAFRFPEKEIVSVSSEQPYQPDRFYRYT
- a CDS encoding DUF1850 domain-containing protein, whose protein sequence is MRCNRIQKILLFVTILLIISSLIAFIPSQKYYVFIDNETEEVAAYVPVVSPYFQLIYTHSIHLSEVIESYKVVSDNRIMMTELEYEDFNIGMPSNAGEGETFVEKDGKYFIKNMTKEIPEFRLFVGDVDANLSFKTKGHQMDLKRTLERGQSYTFRVEHLSLFQLRKGVRIDER
- a CDS encoding GNAT family N-acetyltransferase, producing MLKVKMAENQMEKEQAFDIRRKVFVEEQKVPLHIEMDEHDDGAIHFIAYQLEQPIAAGRIREVETGLGKVERVCVLSEYRGQHIGVMMMNEMEDYAQTNGIFRLKLNAQTHALAFYEKLGYEITSDEFMDADIPHKTMEKSLN
- a CDS encoding phosphatidylglycerophosphatase A, giving the protein MDGRRFRVHSDDVTKATHEALERRGVTNEDIAKIVLDMQLPFNEGLKIEHCMESVESVLRKREMQHALLVGIELDELAEQGKLSRPLQQIVGSDEGLFGVDEMIGLGAVLTYGSIAVTTFGHLDKNKTGIIHELDTKYGGQVHTFLDDLVASVAACASARIAHRTRDLEEQGKTFEDLAPEDTAPETYVEGAET